One stretch of Bacteroidota bacterium DNA includes these proteins:
- a CDS encoding carboxypeptidase-like regulatory domain-containing protein: MKPFLKYVSQKIIAMICVTVIVSFIGVAGNTGKIAGRVIDKANGEPLISANVMIKGLKTGASTDVNGDYFILNVPPGIYTLTVSILGYETVNSSNVSIIIDRTTTKNFALESSVLEGEVVNIVAERPIIDKDLTASEQIVTSKVLENSGVRTIKDVLETQAGIFSDNSNLAWQRGTTKGYVRGSSMVQAVYMIDNLSVNSGLVSDNYSGFNTSTIEQISVLTGGYNAEYGEGRSAVVNIVSKEAPEGIRGTLIGRVRPAGVYHFGRNMYSKENNDYVSTGIQYWTDESKDVNSRYYQKNPDSLLQSWRKQTTPNDVMGKYADRAEYEYEGTFFGSVTDELSFLASGRYKEGVGIFPQAIPFNPEFNIQGYLSYKFSPAFKFRVGGFVGGYESADYTSSNFNTSEMGQEAGWLAPMRIDEQYARAKFNLFGAPFRQWPELRRWSQLYGKVTHVLNEQSLYEVTVSYLKDRMDRSDREHRISDTLWLADVVSMHPRYTLQAYYHTWTKNFSQSYQIKGDYTNQVTKTHNLKTGFTFKTHDFYYENFAAESKSSRNNSMNIFDGNPYEGNVYAQDKIEFPGLIVNIGIRGDFFNQNRNTPKLMFDPLAFEVGTPGHDPGAPLGIPGTPEREQTKIQIAIAPRLGISHPMSENSVLHFVYGHFYQRPSWTKMFGFPFVNYRTSWDSILNPYAKQTTYMDEWQGYYGNSQLGYERTIQYELGVDYNIAEIIKIDLTGYYKDASHEADVITGVYASTHTATKALMVSNSGYSDVRGIETKLDSRFDGMFNFGLSHEMYWSFDGEVGFSRLYEPGSQSLNVPKGLRQGRGAWGNYQRIKGWASFSINKDEGPEFAGIKPLSDVNIYSNFWWRTGDQYTYHGPGDPSTEPNNMRWFNYYQIDLKISKGIDLIGLTTEFSVDIKNVLNSKFLRLLYGDELIRYIENSQLPDSERLPKTSDFSEPNIWEWYSYEVAPQRIYFQVSIKF, translated from the coding sequence ATGAAGCCTTTCTTAAAATATGTTTCTCAAAAAATCATTGCCATGATTTGTGTGACGGTAATTGTATCGTTCATTGGTGTTGCAGGAAATACCGGCAAGATTGCGGGACGAGTGATTGACAAAGCGAATGGTGAACCGCTCATTAGTGCCAATGTTATGATTAAAGGATTAAAAACGGGAGCTTCTACTGATGTGAATGGTGACTATTTTATTCTGAACGTTCCTCCCGGAATATATACGCTGACTGTTTCTATTCTTGGATACGAAACGGTCAACAGCAGTAATGTTTCGATCATTATCGATAGAACAACAACGAAAAATTTCGCACTCGAATCTTCTGTGCTTGAAGGGGAAGTTGTTAATATTGTTGCAGAGCGTCCAATAATCGATAAGGACTTAACAGCAAGCGAACAAATTGTGACAAGCAAAGTTCTGGAAAATTCCGGAGTGCGTACGATAAAAGATGTTTTGGAAACTCAAGCGGGAATTTTCAGCGATAACTCCAATCTTGCATGGCAGCGGGGAACAACAAAAGGATATGTCCGTGGAAGTTCTATGGTGCAGGCAGTGTATATGATTGACAATCTTTCCGTGAACAGTGGATTAGTATCGGATAACTATTCCGGATTCAACACCTCAACCATTGAACAAATATCGGTTTTGACCGGCGGGTATAATGCGGAATATGGCGAAGGACGTTCTGCGGTTGTTAATATTGTTTCCAAAGAAGCGCCGGAAGGGATACGCGGTACATTGATCGGTCGCGTGCGTCCGGCCGGTGTGTATCATTTTGGAAGAAACATGTACAGCAAAGAGAACAACGATTATGTCAGCACTGGTATTCAATATTGGACTGATGAATCAAAAGATGTGAACAGTCGATATTATCAAAAAAATCCTGATTCACTGCTTCAGTCTTGGCGTAAGCAAACGACGCCGAATGATGTGATGGGAAAATATGCCGATCGTGCCGAATATGAATATGAAGGGACATTCTTTGGCAGTGTAACAGATGAGTTAAGTTTTCTTGCCTCGGGTCGATATAAAGAAGGAGTAGGAATATTTCCACAGGCCATTCCGTTCAATCCCGAATTTAATATTCAAGGATACCTTAGTTACAAATTTTCTCCAGCATTTAAGTTTCGTGTCGGTGGGTTTGTCGGCGGATATGAAAGTGCAGATTACACTTCATCAAATTTTAATACGTCGGAGATGGGACAGGAAGCAGGATGGCTTGCCCCGATGAGAATCGATGAACAATATGCACGAGCAAAATTTAATTTGTTTGGTGCTCCGTTCAGACAATGGCCGGAATTACGACGTTGGTCTCAACTCTATGGGAAGGTAACTCATGTGCTGAATGAACAATCATTATATGAAGTAACCGTCAGTTATCTAAAGGACCGGATGGATCGATCGGATAGAGAACACCGCATTTCGGATACTCTTTGGTTGGCTGATGTTGTATCGATGCATCCGCGCTATACGCTTCAGGCGTACTATCACACGTGGACAAAAAATTTCTCGCAGTCATATCAAATTAAAGGGGACTATACCAATCAGGTTACAAAAACACACAACCTTAAAACTGGCTTTACGTTTAAAACGCATGACTTTTATTATGAAAATTTTGCCGCCGAATCCAAAAGCAGCAGAAATAATTCTATGAATATCTTTGACGGAAATCCGTACGAAGGGAATGTCTATGCACAGGACAAAATAGAATTTCCCGGTTTGATTGTGAACATCGGTATCCGGGGAGATTTTTTTAATCAAAATAGGAATACTCCAAAGTTGATGTTTGATCCGCTGGCATTTGAAGTTGGAACGCCGGGACATGATCCTGGTGCGCCGTTGGGAATTCCAGGAACGCCGGAACGGGAACAGACAAAAATACAGATTGCCATTGCTCCTCGCCTTGGTATTTCTCATCCAATGAGTGAAAATTCTGTTCTTCATTTTGTGTATGGACATTTTTATCAACGTCCTTCCTGGACGAAAATGTTTGGTTTTCCCTTTGTAAACTATAGAACATCGTGGGATAGTATTCTGAATCCGTACGCAAAACAGACTACCTATATGGATGAATGGCAGGGATATTATGGCAATTCACAATTGGGATATGAGCGGACAATACAATACGAATTGGGAGTAGATTATAATATCGCAGAGATCATAAAAATCGATCTCACCGGTTATTATAAAGATGCTTCGCACGAAGCGGATGTGATTACTGGTGTCTATGCGTCCACCCACACAGCAACAAAAGCATTAATGGTAAGCAATTCTGGATATTCCGATGTACGCGGTATTGAAACAAAGCTTGATTCGCGATTTGATGGAATGTTCAATTTCGGATTGAGTCATGAAATGTATTGGTCGTTCGACGGCGAAGTTGGATTCAGCAGATTATATGAACCGGGATCGCAAAGCCTCAATGTCCCGAAAGGTTTGCGTCAAGGAAGAGGAGCATGGGGCAACTATCAGCGCATTAAAGGATGGGCAAGTTTTTCGATCAATAAAGATGAAGGTCCTGAATTTGCGGGAATAAAACCGTTAAGTGATGTGAACATCTATTCAAATTTTTGGTGGAGAACGGGGGATCAATACACGTACCATGGTCCGGGCGATCCCTCCACGGAACCGAATAATATGCGATGGTTCAACTATTATCAGATCGATCTCAAAATTTCAAAGGGGATTGACCTGATCGGATTGACGACAGAGTTCAGCGTTGATATTAAAAATGTGCTCAATTCTAAATTTCTCCGCCTGCTTTATGGCGATGAATTGATACGCTATATTGAAAATTCACAGTTACCTGACAGCGAACGCCTTCCGAAAACATCCGATTTTTCCGAACCGAACATTTGGGAATGGTACTCGTACGAAGTGGCACCGCAACGAATCTATTTCCAGGTATCGATAAAATTTTAA